A window of Maioricimonas rarisocia genomic DNA:
GTTGACCTGCATCCCGACCGGAAGCTGCGGAGCATCTATTCGGGCCAGTCGTTTGAGCCGGAGGAGTTCATCCGCGAGGACTTTCGCATCGAGCAGGAGCGAACGCTGCAGCTGCAGGAACTGATGCGTCAGGAGAGCGGACTGTCGCCGGAGCGGCTGCAGGAAGAAATCGACCTGCTCGAAGCACAGAACCCGTTCAACTGCGAGCACGTCGTTCCGCAGTCGTGGTACGCGAAGAAGGAGCCGATGCGCGGCGACCTGCACCACCTGTTCGCCTGCGAATCGGGCTGCAACAGCTTTCGCAGCAACATCCCGTACTTCGACTTCTCCGACTTCGAGGAGGTCGTGCGGACCGAGTGCGGCAAGCGGGAGCAGAACCGGTTCGAGCCGTCGGCCGGCAAAGGAACCGTCGCCCGGGCCACGCTCTACTTTCTGCTGCGGTATCCCGGCAAGGTGAGCGATCCGGAGGAATTTCCTGCCGACCGGATCAGCATGCTGCTGCAGTGGCACGCCGATCATCCGGTGACGGAGTATGAACGCCACCGCAACCAGGCGATCTTTGCGAAGCAGGGGAACCGCAACCCGCTGATCGACTTCCCCGACTGGGCGGGCGAGATCGCGTTCGCCCGGGGGCTGGATTGAGGGGAGCGGCTACCCGGTTTGCTTCAGCACGGGCGAGACGGAGTTGCCCGTCGCGTGCGAAGCACATGTGTTCGACCGAACAGGTCTACGCTGCCAAGCTCAGAGGGCGGCGGCAGATTGCCAGTCGCACGATGCCCGCAGGTGCCGCAACCGGCCCGACAAGCAGGTCGGCCGCGGTAGAGAGAGAAGTTACCCGGCAGGGACTCGAACCCCGACTAACAGGACCAAAACCTGTTGTGCTACCATTACACTACCGGGTAAGTCGTTCAGCAGCATGAGCTTGCGCTGAAGGTCGCAGCAGACCCACGTGCTGCGTGGACATCGCTCTGCGACGGCTGAAGTCTAGCGAGTGCCGTCCTAAGGTCAAGATCAGCAAACGATACCTGCTGCCTTGCGCCCGCCCCTCTGCTCTGGTTCGCCCAGCCTCTTCGTCACGCTGCCGCGATCTCCTCCCGCCGCGACGGCGACCGCCTTACAAACGGCCGCGGCAACTCTTACACCGCGACCCGCGGTCAGCCACTCCGGTTCGCGGGATTTCATGCAGCCCGGTTCAGCGGGTCCGGAGCGGATCGGAAGACGTAACTTATTCGTGCGCAGATTGTTGCGGCGTTGCAATCTGTTTGTGCTGTGATCTTTTTCCCGACTCCGGCACGGGCTTCGCATTTGTTCCCTCCCACCGGCCACACGAGTTTCACAGATCCCTCTCCCCCCCTGTGGCCGGTTTTCACTCAATTCCAATCTGCACAACCAGTTCATTGAGGTAAGCAGCCATGCTCGTGCTGACGCGCAAGACGTACGAAGAAATCCACATCGGCGACGACATCGTGATCAAAATCGTCCATGCCGGCCGGGGCAACGTGAAAGTCGGAGTGGATGCTCCGGGGAACGTTCGCGTCCTGCGGGGGGAACTGTCGGCCGAACTTCAGAATCTCGAGGCAGGTGAAAGCCTCACGGCGAGCCGGGCCCGCCGGAACGCTGCTCCCTCGGCTCCGGTCGCGGAACCGACGCGGGTCGGGGCGGTGTAGCACCGGCCAGCGGGACCTCGGTCTCCCTGGCGCAGAGGCGTGCACTCTCCCTCACGTCGTCTGCAACGAGAGCGGTCCAGAGTCCGATCGCATGTCGGGCTCTGGACCGCCGTATTAACTACGGGCGCTGCCGCCGCTGGTTCTACTTCAGCGTGAACTCCGGCAGGCGGACGATCTCGCCCCCCTTCTCGGCCGACTCGTGAGCGCAGATGCCGACGCAGGTCCAGTTGGCGGACTGCACGGCATTGGGCCACGGATCGCGGTCTTCGACGATCGACGAGACGAACTCGTTGACCAGGTGCGGATGCGATCCGCCGTGACCGGCACCCTGAATGAACGAGAGGTGCTCGGCATCCTGAATCGTCTGCGTGAACTCGCGGATTTCTTCCGGAAGCAGGTGCGCGAAGTCGGGCACTTCGATCCGTTCGGCGATCTCGTTCTCCGGCTTCTTGGCCGTGTGCAGCACGTGCGGCTCTCCTTCGACGAGCGACCACTCGAAGGTCTTCTTCGTGCCGTACACGTCGAAACTCTCGCGGTACTGCCGGGCCGTGTCGTAGAGGAACCGCCAGATGTGGGCGCCGACGTCGCTGTCGGCAATCTTGATGTGACAGGACTCGACGGCAAACGGATTGCCGGACTTCTGGCGGATGTCATCGCGAACCGCGCCGGAGCCGAGGCAGCTGACGTATTCGGCGCGACTGTCCATCAGGCCGAGGACCGGTGAGACCACGTGCGTGGCGTAGTGCATGGGAATCATCCGTTCCCAGTACTCGGGCCAGCCGTCCATGTCCTGCGGGTGCGATGCCTGCATGTACTGGATCTTGCCGAGTTCCCCCTTCTCGTACAGATCCTTGATGAACAGAAACTCGCGGGAGTAGACGACCGTCTCGGCCATCATGTATTTCAGGCCGGTTTCTTCAACGGTCTGGCAGATCTTCTCGCAGTCTTCGATGGTGGTCGCCATCGGGACTGTGCACATCACGTGCTTGCCCGCCTTCAGCGCTTCGAGCGACATCCAGGCGTGGTCGGGGATGGGGGAGTTGATATGGACGAAGTCGACATCCGGATCGGCGAGCACGTCTTCGTACTTCGTGTACCGCTGATCGATCCCGAAATGATCGCCGACTTTCGCGAGTTCCGCCTCGTTGCGACGGGAGATCGCATACATGTTGGCGTGGGGATGCTTCTGGTAGATCGGGATGAACTCGGCACCGAATCCGAGCCCGACGATTGCCACGTTCACCGTGTCCTTGCTCATGGTTTCCCCACTGTTCTGAGAGACGAGATGAATTGACTGTCATGCCTTCAGCTACGGGAACGGCAGAAGCCGCAACACGTCGACCCGGCGGTCGCTGGAATCGGCCGGGCTTCTGCAGGAGGATGTGCGAAGGCAGAGTTTGTGAGCTTTGCTAAGATAGCCGAAGCGGATTGTGAAATCGACTCTGCGGGGACTGCACACACGCAGCAGTTCGCGCCTCCCGGCTGCGACCGGTTTGCATCCCCGGCCGCATCCCATCACACTGCCGACGATCTTCCCAGTGAAGGGTCGCGGACCGGTCTCAGCGTTCGGGCTGTTGCCGTCAACATGCGGCTCTGTAGTCCCTGCGGGCTCAGCGTGCCAGAGCGACGGCACGTCCGAAATCATGCGACATCACGATACTGAGCTGTACGAATACCTGCAGCAGTTTCTCACGGCCGAGCGGCTGCAGCGAATCGACGAAGTGCTGTCGTTTCGGACCCGGCACATTACGGTGGTTCTCGAGGATGTCTTTCAGCCGCACAACATCAGCGCGGTCCTGCGCAGCAGCGACGCGTTCGGAGTGCAGGACGTGCACGTCATCGAGAACTACAACGAGTTCGAGACCCGCCGCAAGATCGCGGCCGGCACCGATCGCTGGTTGACGATCCACCGTTATCAGGACGAAGTCGACCCTCGAAAGAGGTGCGTCGAACACCTGCGTGCCCGCGGCTACCGGCTCGTGGGAACATCGCCGCACGGGAGGACGATGTCGATTTCGGAACTTCCGATCGACGAACCGGTCGCGCTGGTTTTCGGTGGTGAGAAGGAAGGAGTCTCGGACGAACTCCTCGCTGCGTGTGACGAGCGGGTCTTTCTGCCGATGTACGGGTTTGTCGAAAGCTTCAACATCTCCGTGGCAGCGGCAATCGCCCTGAATGACCTGACCACGCGGTTGCGTCAGTCCGGGATCGACTGGGGACTGACGAGCGACGAACGGGATGTCCTCCGGCGGGACTGGGTTCGTGCGTCGGTGCGGCACCTCGAGGCGATCGAGCGGCGGTTTTACGAGGACCGTCAGAATCAGGCCAGGCGTCCGCCATCCGATTCACCCTCGGGATCCCGCCGGCGTGCCTCCGACAGTCGGTCCGCGGGGAAAAACTGACGTACCTGCCCGCTACTCGTCGTCGGCCGCGGCGCGCTGCAGCCGATCGTTCAGGGCACGGCCGAGGCCTTTCTGTGGGAAACGTTCGGCCCAGATCGTCGACAGGTTCAGCGCGTCCAGTCTGCGCAGTGCCGCGAAGAAGCCGGCTGCCGCTTCACGCAGGTCCCCTTCGGGAGACAGAACCTCCACAGCGTCGAAACGCTCGGCATTCTGCGGGGGCGTGAATGCAAGCAGTCCCTGCCCGGGGCCTCCCTCCAGCGTGGTGACATCATCACACAATTGCAGTCGCGAATGGGGGGCGTAATGCTTCTTCAGCATTCCCGGAGCGAGGGGAGACGCCGATTGATCCCCTTCACTCCCCTGCCCCGTCGAGACCCGGACCGGGCCGATCGCGTCTTCCAGCTCTTCGACCGTGATGCCGCCGAGACGCAGCACCGTGGGTGCCTCTCCGGTCAGCAACAGAATGGTCGATTCGACGCCGACGCGACAGGAGCCGCCATCGAGGATCATGTCGATGCGATCGCCGAGCTGCTCGGCCACGTGAGCGGCGATCGTCGGGCTGATGCATCCGAACCGGTTCGCGCTGGGAGCGGCGACCGGCACGCCCGCCTGGCGGATGAGGTCACGAGCGAGCGGGTGGTCGGGAAGGCGAATGCCGACGGTCGGGAGCCCGGAGGTCACCAGGTCGGAGATCACCGGCTGCTTGGGGAGAACCATCGTGAGCGGACCGGGCCAGAAGCGTTCCGCGAGAAGCGATGCCGTCTCCGGCCAGTCGGCCACATACTGCCGGGCCATCGCGATGTCGGCGACGTGAACGATCAGCGGGTCAAACCGGGGCCGCCCTTTCGCGTCAAAGATGCCTGCGACGGCATTTTCGTCGAGTGCCGAGGCGCCCAGCCCGTAGACAGTTTCGGTTGCAAATGCGACGAGTCGTCCGGCACGCAGCATCTCGGCGGCCAGAGAAACGTCCTGGGTCAGTTGGGCAGTCATGGGGGCGGCAGCGGGCGGATTCGTCGTCAGGTGAGTTCATCACGAAGCAGAACGGCCGCTTCGCGCACATGACATCGATTTTAGAGCACGACGCCCGGTCGTGTGATGCTGCCGGACGGTGATTCTTCGGGAAAACCTCGCCGCAGGGGCCGTGATGGCCGGGATGCTAGCGGCTCTCGAGTCCCTGCTGATTCTGCTGCTGCTGAATCTGTTCGGGTGTCAGCGGCGAGCCCGGCGTCGGTCCGGATTGCGGAGCCGGCGTCGGAGCGGTCGGCGGGACCTGGGGGCGGGCTGCGGTGCGAGTGGGGACCTGGTGGCCGGTCGGCACCTGGTGGCCGGTCGTCACGATGTCGCCGGGTTGCGTCGCGGGGCTGGCCGGCAGACCGGTCGCGTTTCCGCCCAGTTCCGCGAGCAGCTCGCGGGCGGGCGCCAGATCCGGTTTGCGGCTCAGCGCCTGCTGCAGGTGTTGTGCTGCCTGCTCGGACTTTCCGATTTCGTGCAGCAGGGCCGCGACGTTGTAATGGGCTTCCGCATCCCCGACGGTCCGAATGAAGTGCGGCAGCGCCTTGTCGACCTCATCCACGTGCACGAGAGCGACCGCATAGTGGTACCGGTAGGTTGTGTCGGTGGGAGCCGCGTCGGTCGCTTTCTCGAGCATGGCGACCGCCTCGCTCCAGCGCTTCTGGTCAGCGTAGAACTGGCCCACCGCGTACTGCACCTGAGGTGACTCCGGCTGCAGTTCGAGTGCCGTCTGGTAGCCGCGCTCGGCCTCTTTCGTCTTGCCGGAGAGATGATCGATTCGAGCCAGCCCGAGCACGGCGTCGACGTTCTTCGGTTTGGCCTCGACGGCGTTCGAGTAGTGCCGACGGGCTTCGATCAGATTTCCGACTTCCTCCATCCAGCGGGCGTAGGCGAGGCTCAACTCGGAAGGATTCTTGAGATCCTCGGGAACGGCTTCCACCGGCGTGGCTTCGGCGATCTCCGCCTTGCGGATCTTCGGTTTGAGGCTGTCGGGATCGAGCCCCTGCACCTCGGCCGATTCCCGGCCGGTGGAGGAACAGCTCCATCCGATCGTGCACAGCAGGCCGCACATCAGTGCAGCCCAGGTTTTCCGTCCGGTTCGCATACTCAGGCGCTCCGTGCCCTCTGCAGTCTCAGTCCGGCCAATGGAGATCAACGTTTCACAGGGACTTACCGGCGGATCGTGGCATCAAGCCGTGTCCGCTTCGGGTGTGTCCGGATCACGTTTCGTGACGGGAAGGAAGAAGCGTTCAGCCGCTTCGTCCAGGAGGGCGTCATCGAGGTGTGGTGTTTCTCCACGGAATCGACAGATTGACAGGACGTACTCCACGAAATCTTGCGGGTCACTGGCTCTGGGGGATCTGTACCGGTCGTGAGGACGGCGGAACAGACGTTCGGCCAGCTGAGTGGAAACACTCAAACCGGCTTCCTTGCAGCAGCGGCCAAACATCGCCGTCAGCTGTGCGGTGGTAGGTGGCCCGACGTGGATTTTGTGGGGAATGCGGCGGAGGAAGGCATCGTCTGCCCACTCTTCGGCCTTCAGATTTGTCGAGAAGACGGTGAGCTGTTCGAACGGTACTGCAAAGCGACGACCGTTGGACAGAGTCAGGTAGTCGATCCGCTGTTCCAGCGGCAGAATCCACCGATTCAACAGTGTCCGCGGCGGGATCCGCTGCCGTCCGAGATCGTCGATGAAAAACAGTCCTCCGTTCGCTTTGACATGCGGCGGTGCCTGGTAGAACTCCCCCTCTCCCCCGTGTCGGAGCTCGAGCATTTCGCCGGTCAGTTCGCCACAGGTCACGACGACCGGCCGCCGGATCTGACGCCAGCGACGATCGAAGGCGGGCTCACGAGTGAAGACCGACCGTTCATGGCGGGCGGTGGCTTCGTCGGCAGGCGAATCTGACGGGGATTCGACGTCGTCAGTCGTGTCGTGAACCGTCGGATCGAACACGGTGACAATGCTGCCGCCACTGCTGACCGCATAGGGAACGAAGATGTTCCCACCCCGCTCGGTCAGGAACTGTCCGATGCGGTGTCCGATCAGCGTTTTGCCGTTGCCCGGGCTCCCGTACAACAGCAGCGCCCGACCCGAACAGATTGCCGGTCCGAGCAGCTCCAGAAAACCGGCAGGAAGTTGCACTCCATCGAACGACGGCGTGAGGGATTCGAGGTCACAATGAACCCGCGCGATCGACTGCAGGCGGCACTGAGTGACGTAATCGGACAGGGAGACCGGGGCGGGGCCGACGTAGCGGGACTGTTCGAACGCTTCGCGGGCCCGGATGCGCCCGAATTCGGTCAACTGAAAACGGTATGACACCCGACCGACGACCCTGGCCGAAGCGACTTCGAGACAACGCTCGCGCTGCAGCGTCTGCAGGGCGAGGTCGACGATGCTGAACGGGAGACGCAGCTCGTCCGCCAGATCGAAACCGGTCAGCTGTCCCTGCAGGTAGAGCGTCTTGAGGAGGAGCGCGACGATCTCATGCTCACCGATGCCAGCCTCTTCGAGCGTGGATGGCGTGCGCGGGGCGAAGTGCGGAAGAGTCGCGCCGGGCACGGTTGCTGTGGCCGCCGGCCTGCCGGAGTCGATGGGGGCTTCGTCAGTGGTCACGGAGGAAACTCACGTCACAACAGCAGAAACGGGCCGACCACTTCGCCCGGAATGAGCGATGTGGCGGCCCGAATGAATCACAGCGGTGTCGCAAATGCGGCGATCGGGTGGCTCACTCAGGAGCCTCCTCCTCCGCCGCCGGAACCCGAGGTGTACTGGATCGTCGGCATGAGCATGTTCTGGATCCGGCCATCGTGGATCATCTGGATCTCGTGGGCCGGGCGACCGTACGGCGTCGCCGTGCGGATCATGACCGGCAGCATGGCCTCGGCTCCGACAAGCACCTCGGCCTGAGCCTGGATGCTGGCGACACGGCGGTCACCGGTCGACTGGTCCAGCGGAGCGGAGACGTACGCCTGCCGGAACTGCGGCGGAACGTCCGTGAGCAGCCACTGCAGGTGACGCTGACCCGAACTGTTCAGCTCGTGCGTGACCGGGTCAAAGTGGAACTCGTGGAAGGTCGTCGCGGCGAGCCAGCCGTTTGCGACCTGGGTGTCGGCGTACATGTTGACGCTGGCCCGGTCCCGGCAGTTGTACGGATACGGCCAGTAGTGAGCCGCGTGGTACTTGTGGACCGGCAACTGCTTGGGGCCGACCGGACGCGGACGCGGCGGCCAGACCTTCCCGTACTTGTATTCCTGGCGGGCACCGACCGGATCGGTCGCACGCCATTCATAGAACTCGGGGGTCCCGCGGGTGGGGCCCTCGGTCGAAAACGGCCATCCGGCATGAGCCAGCACAGGTGCCAGGCAAGCGCCGGTCAGAACGGTCATCATCAGGGATCGGCTGCGCACGAAATGCCCCCCTTCCTTGGCTGAGTGTGCATGCCCCGTCGGCAGACGCTCGCATCCCTGCGCGCGATACGACGGCACCGGCCTGCGCCGGTTCTCTTCGTGTATCGGCAACACCGGTGGCCGGTGATAACGCGAAAACCGAATCTGACGGCTTCGCTTCGCGGAGGAGGGCGAAAACGAATGGAATCAGTCGTTTCCATCGGGGAGTTCAACCACGACCTGGTCCCCTTCCACGCTCACCGGGTAACGCGTCTGACAGATGCCGGGGCTCAGGCAGTGCTGACCGGTCGTCACGTCGAACTGCCAGCCATGCCAGGGACAGGTCACAACTCCGCCGGAGAGCGTTCCGTCCCCCAGGGGGCCGCCAGCATGCGGGCAGATGCCGTCCAACGCATGAAACTCACCGGAAACATTGAAGATCGCCAGCACCCTGTCGCCGGCGACGACTTCGCGGCTCGAGCCTGGCGGAATGTCCGAAATGGAGGCGACGGGGTGACGCGTGGGCATAGGGAAACGGTATTCGCTGCTGGCATCTGTTTCGTCGGTGAGTAGCACGCCGGCCCGTTGGCGCACGGCGGACGCGCATCCTCGCATCTCTCAGTCTGGCAGTCACGTCTGTCCGGGGAGACGCTTCGGCGCCAGTTCGAAGTCGATTCTGATGATCGGCAGCCGGGATGCCAACCGGTTCGGAGGGCTCTTCCTGAAAGGCTCAGACGACTTTCATGAGATTGCCGAAGGTTGATGCGTGACGGTACACTTCCGGATTGATGCAGCCGCCCCGTGCGGCTGAAGTGTGCACCGGGCCGATCGGATTCCCACCTATGAGTTTCCCACCTGCGGTCGACATCAAGGGCGGCAAGGATCGTGTCTGTTCCGGCATGACGCGGCGAAAGTTCCTGCGGATCGGTGGACTGAGCGCCTTCGGCCTGACGTTGCCCGATCTGCTGCGTGCCGAGGCTCAAGCGACGACGACGCAGAAGCTCCGTTCCAAACGCTCGGTGATTCTGATCTGGCAGCATGGCGGACCGTCGCAGCTCGATACGTTTGACATGAAGCCGCTGGCTCCGGCCGAGTACCGCGGCCCCTACCAGTCAATCGACTCATCTCTGCCCGGCCTGCCCGTGTGCGAGAAGATGCCGCACCACGCGAAGATCATGGACAAGTGCACCGTGATCCGCAGCTTCTCTCACGGCAATGCCGACCACTGGGCGGCGGCGCACTGGATGCTGACCGGGCGGCTGGGGGCGAACGGTTCGGATCGTGTCCCCCGGCAGCCGTCGATGGGAGCCGTTGCATCGCATCTGCTCGGACCGGCGAAACCGGGCGCACTGGCTTCGGTCAACGTGAACGACGGAGGATTCGGTTTTCATGGTGGTGCCTGGCTTGGTGTGGCCAACAACCCCTTCCGAACCGGCGAGTACAGTTACGGCAACGAGGCCGGTCGATTGCCGACCGGAGACGCGAAGAGCTTTGAACTGGTCGACGGACTTTCCGAATCGCGGCTGATGAACCGCGTGGCCCTGCAGGAGCAGTTTGATCGACTCCGCCGCGGCGTGGATGGATCGGGAACGTTTCAGAACATGGACGCGATCGATGAGCAGGCGCTCGACATCCTGCTGGCCGGCCGCACGCGGGACGCCTTCGATCTGTCGAAAGAGGACGCGAAAACGCGCGAAGCCTACGGGCCCGGCTGGGGAGAACAGGCGCTGCTGGCACGGCGGCTCATTGAAGCGGGCGTGCGGTTCGTCTCGCTCAATACCGGCTACTGGGACGATCACGGCAACATCGAGCGGGCACTCAACGACAAGCTGCCGCGGCACGACCGGGCGGTCGGAGTGCTGATCCAGGATCTGGCCGACCGGGGAATGCTCGACGACGTGCTGGTCGTCTCGGCGGGCGAGTTTGGTCGGACGCCGCGGATCAACGGCAACGCCGGTCGCGATCACTGGCCGCAGGCGCAGAGCATTCTGCTCGCCGGCGGTGGTTACCGGCACGGACAGATCATCGGCAGCACGAACGACAAGGCCGAGTATCCAACGTCGCGGGCGATCGGCGTCGAGGACTTCTGTGCGACGATCTATCACGCTCTGGGGCTCTCGCCGGATCTGACGATTCAGAATCCCCAGGGACGCCCGATGCATCTGCTGCCCGGTGGAGAGGTTCCCCGCGAACTGCTGTAGCGTGGTGAAAAGCGTCGGGCCGATCGAGTGCCGGCTACTCGCCGGGAGATTCGATCCGGTAGACCGCTTCTTCGGTCCGGATGATGATCGCGTTGCCGACGATGGCGGGCGAAGCGAAGATGCCCCCGGCCAGCCGGTTCGATGCGACGACGCGTGGCTTCGGCCCCGGTCGGACGACGCGTGTCATGCCGTCCTCACCGCAGAAATACAGGTGCCCGCCACCCGATACGGGAGAGGCGGAGTAGTTTCCGCCCAGCCGCAGCACGGCGGTTCGTTTGCCGGTCGTCCCGTCCACGCAGGCGGCGACGCCCATGTTGGCCACCATGTAGACGAAACCGTCGTGCAGGATCGGCGAGGGAGTCTCCGGCACGCGTCCCTTGAGCTTCCACAGCACGTGCGTGTCGGTCACGTTGCCGGATCCGTCGACGCGAATCGCCCATAGCTCCGGGCCGAAGAAACCCGTGCAGACATACACCACCCCGTCGGCGTAGACCGGAGCAGGGACGTTCGAGAAACCGGTGTACCGCACGTGCCATATCTCGCTGCCGGTGCGGGGATCATAGGCGTGGACCTGGTCGGCCCCGGGGCTGATGAGCTGCGGCGTTCCTTCGAATTCGATGAGGAGCGGCGTGGCGAACGCACGGTGTGTGATCGGATTCGGGCGAAACGGAGCTGACCGGTCCGTCTTCCACCGGATCTCACCCGTCGCGGTATCGAGCCCCGCCAGGAACTGCCGATCCGCACCGTCGCAGGTGACGATCAGCAGATCTTCAAACAGGACCGGTGAACTGCCCGGGCCTCCCTGATGCTCGATCACCAGCTCGTCGTTCCGCCACAGCACCTCCCCGGTCCGGCTGTCGAGACAGGCCGTGCCGTAGCGACCGAAGTGGACGAATACCCTGCCGTCGGCTGCTACGGGTGTCGGCGAGGCATAGGTGTTGTCGCTGTGAATCTCCTCGACGTGATCCGGGCGAAAGACGGTGACACTGTGACGGATTTCACCCGAGTCGAGGTCGAGTCCGACCACGCCGAGAGCGGAACCATCGGTCCGGGCGGTCGAGATCCAGATCATCCCGTCATCGACCACCGGAGACGAATGCCCCCTCCCCGAGACGGGAGTCTTCCAGGTGACGTTATTCGTTTCGTTCCATTCGAGCGGCAGAATCCGGGCTGTGGTCTGTCCCTGTCCACCAGGACCGCGGAAGCTGTTCCAGGGGGGGACATCCGCATCGAGCGGCAAAGCGGCGCTGGCAAGGATGCAACTCATGCACAGGACGCGAAGAATCGGCCGGAGCGGCTCGCGGTCACCGGGCTGAAGCATTGTACGGATCGTCG
This region includes:
- a CDS encoding carbon storage regulator, with the protein product MLVLTRKTYEEIHIGDDIVIKIVHAGRGNVKVGVDAPGNVRVLRGELSAELQNLEAGESLTASRARRNAAPSAPVAEPTRVGAV
- a CDS encoding Gfo/Idh/MocA family protein; this encodes MSKDTVNVAIVGLGFGAEFIPIYQKHPHANMYAISRRNEAELAKVGDHFGIDQRYTKYEDVLADPDVDFVHINSPIPDHAWMSLEALKAGKHVMCTVPMATTIEDCEKICQTVEETGLKYMMAETVVYSREFLFIKDLYEKGELGKIQYMQASHPQDMDGWPEYWERMIPMHYATHVVSPVLGLMDSRAEYVSCLGSGAVRDDIRQKSGNPFAVESCHIKIADSDVGAHIWRFLYDTARQYRESFDVYGTKKTFEWSLVEGEPHVLHTAKKPENEIAERIEVPDFAHLLPEEIREFTQTIQDAEHLSFIQGAGHGGSHPHLVNEFVSSIVEDRDPWPNAVQSANWTCVGICAHESAEKGGEIVRLPEFTLK
- a CDS encoding TrmH family RNA methyltransferase, yielding MRHHDTELYEYLQQFLTAERLQRIDEVLSFRTRHITVVLEDVFQPHNISAVLRSSDAFGVQDVHVIENYNEFETRRKIAAGTDRWLTIHRYQDEVDPRKRCVEHLRARGYRLVGTSPHGRTMSISELPIDEPVALVFGGEKEGVSDELLAACDERVFLPMYGFVESFNISVAAAIALNDLTTRLRQSGIDWGLTSDERDVLRRDWVRASVRHLEAIERRFYEDRQNQARRPPSDSPSGSRRRASDSRSAGKN
- a CDS encoding L-threonylcarbamoyladenylate synthase, encoding MTAQLTQDVSLAAEMLRAGRLVAFATETVYGLGASALDENAVAGIFDAKGRPRFDPLIVHVADIAMARQYVADWPETASLLAERFWPGPLTMVLPKQPVISDLVTSGLPTVGIRLPDHPLARDLIRQAGVPVAAPSANRFGCISPTIAAHVAEQLGDRIDMILDGGSCRVGVESTILLLTGEAPTVLRLGGITVEELEDAIGPVRVSTGQGSEGDQSASPLAPGMLKKHYAPHSRLQLCDDVTTLEGGPGQGLLAFTPPQNAERFDAVEVLSPEGDLREAAAGFFAALRRLDALNLSTIWAERFPQKGLGRALNDRLQRAAADDE
- a CDS encoding tetratricopeptide repeat protein is translated as MRTGRKTWAALMCGLLCTIGWSCSSTGRESAEVQGLDPDSLKPKIRKAEIAEATPVEAVPEDLKNPSELSLAYARWMEEVGNLIEARRHYSNAVEAKPKNVDAVLGLARIDHLSGKTKEAERGYQTALELQPESPQVQYAVGQFYADQKRWSEAVAMLEKATDAAPTDTTYRYHYAVALVHVDEVDKALPHFIRTVGDAEAHYNVAALLHEIGKSEQAAQHLQQALSRKPDLAPARELLAELGGNATGLPASPATQPGDIVTTGHQVPTGHQVPTRTAARPQVPPTAPTPAPQSGPTPGSPLTPEQIQQQQNQQGLESR
- a CDS encoding P-loop NTPase family protein, coding for MTTDEAPIDSGRPAATATVPGATLPHFAPRTPSTLEEAGIGEHEIVALLLKTLYLQGQLTGFDLADELRLPFSIVDLALQTLQRERCLEVASARVVGRVSYRFQLTEFGRIRAREAFEQSRYVGPAPVSLSDYVTQCRLQSIARVHCDLESLTPSFDGVQLPAGFLELLGPAICSGRALLLYGSPGNGKTLIGHRIGQFLTERGGNIFVPYAVSSGGSIVTVFDPTVHDTTDDVESPSDSPADEATARHERSVFTREPAFDRRWRQIRRPVVVTCGELTGEMLELRHGGEGEFYQAPPHVKANGGLFFIDDLGRQRIPPRTLLNRWILPLEQRIDYLTLSNGRRFAVPFEQLTVFSTNLKAEEWADDAFLRRIPHKIHVGPPTTAQLTAMFGRCCKEAGLSVSTQLAERLFRRPHDRYRSPRASDPQDFVEYVLSICRFRGETPHLDDALLDEAAERFFLPVTKRDPDTPEADTA
- a CDS encoding Rieske (2Fe-2S) protein, with translation MPTRHPVASISDIPPGSSREVVAGDRVLAIFNVSGEFHALDGICPHAGGPLGDGTLSGGVVTCPWHGWQFDVTTGQHCLSPGICQTRYPVSVEGDQVVVELPDGND
- a CDS encoding DUF1501 domain-containing protein yields the protein MSFPPAVDIKGGKDRVCSGMTRRKFLRIGGLSAFGLTLPDLLRAEAQATTTQKLRSKRSVILIWQHGGPSQLDTFDMKPLAPAEYRGPYQSIDSSLPGLPVCEKMPHHAKIMDKCTVIRSFSHGNADHWAAAHWMLTGRLGANGSDRVPRQPSMGAVASHLLGPAKPGALASVNVNDGGFGFHGGAWLGVANNPFRTGEYSYGNEAGRLPTGDAKSFELVDGLSESRLMNRVALQEQFDRLRRGVDGSGTFQNMDAIDEQALDILLAGRTRDAFDLSKEDAKTREAYGPGWGEQALLARRLIEAGVRFVSLNTGYWDDHGNIERALNDKLPRHDRAVGVLIQDLADRGMLDDVLVVSAGEFGRTPRINGNAGRDHWPQAQSILLAGGGYRHGQIIGSTNDKAEYPTSRAIGVEDFCATIYHALGLSPDLTIQNPQGRPMHLLPGGEVPRELL
- a CDS encoding outer membrane protein assembly factor BamB family protein; amino-acid sequence: MSCILASAALPLDADVPPWNSFRGPGGQGQTTARILPLEWNETNNVTWKTPVSGRGHSSPVVDDGMIWISTARTDGSALGVVGLDLDSGEIRHSVTVFRPDHVEEIHSDNTYASPTPVAADGRVFVHFGRYGTACLDSRTGEVLWRNDELVIEHQGGPGSSPVLFEDLLIVTCDGADRQFLAGLDTATGEIRWKTDRSAPFRPNPITHRAFATPLLIEFEGTPQLISPGADQVHAYDPRTGSEIWHVRYTGFSNVPAPVYADGVVYVCTGFFGPELWAIRVDGSGNVTDTHVLWKLKGRVPETPSPILHDGFVYMVANMGVAACVDGTTGKRTAVLRLGGNYSASPVSGGGHLYFCGEDGMTRVVRPGPKPRVVASNRLAGGIFASPAIVGNAIIIRTEEAVYRIESPGE